Genomic DNA from Lactuca sativa cultivar Salinas chromosome 8, Lsat_Salinas_v11, whole genome shotgun sequence:
ttccatttcTTATTTGTCACATGTTGTTATTGAACAAGATTTACATTCTACATGTGTTTAGCAgaaaaacacaaaattcgaagAACCTGAATCCTCAATTGTGAATGGATCTAGCTCATCTTATAAGCAGCCCGTTTCTCATCCAGGTTTGTTGTTTCTTAGTTTTGAAGTTACTTATTTACATCGTCTTTTCTTATTTTGTTAAATCCAATGAATGCACATAGTAATTAATAATCATATCATGTGTAACAAAATCTTTTTTGTTATATATTCCCAGAGTTCAAGAGACGAAAAAGACACAGAAGAAAGCATTTTGAGAATCAAGAAGCTTGTGTGATGAGAGGGGTGTATTACAAAAACATGAAATGGCAAGCTGCCATTAAAGTTGAGAAGAAACAGATCCATTTAGGCACAGTCAGCTCTCAAGAAGAAGCTGCCCGCTTGTATGACAGGTAATCAATCAAGGATCACAAATAGTAGTAACAATTGTTAAGggcaattttgtcatttttgaatTTGGGTTTATATTTGTTTCTTACAGGGCTGCTTTCATGTGTGGGAGGGAACCAAACTTTGAGCTCACTGTTGAAGAAAAAGACGAACTGAGTCAACTCAGTTGGGACGACTTCTTAGCAATGACTCGCTCTGCAATCAACAGCAAGAGTAAATTATAACTTTCTTCCTATTTATTATTTGGAAATAAGCCTactttttgagatttttttttcaCTGATTTTGTAGAATTTTTGATGAATTTGTGATTTTATCAGAAAGCCAAAGAAGGGTGAGTTCAAGGATGAAGTTTGAGAATCAGCGACATAACAACAGTGACTCAGAAGCAGAAGCAATTGAAGGAGGAAATGGCTTCTCGGGTTCTGATGATGCAGATACATCAGTAGcttgatgattttttttatatttattctttaattattattatttttttatctgGTGGAAATGATGTTGAAATGTGAAAATTCATAAACATTGTTTGAAGCGGGAAAATTCTCGCTCATTTATTTGTATATAGAGGGAGACAGGGAGTGAATTGTTACTTGTTATGATGGGGGTATGACATATTGATGTTTCTTTTATTTTGGTGAACCATAAACTGATTATCTAAttattgaagattatatgattatATCAGGGTCAGATTTGGATTTAAAACAAAGGCAAGGGTCAGATAATAGtttttgaataatagttttaaTACTAATTGTAGCAAAATTAATCATCGGTGGTATGAAATATTAATGTTTCTTTTGTTTCGTAAAGGCAAAGTTACATCCCAGTGGCATAGTTTTAATTTGGATTACTCAAAGACAACATCAGAATGGGGGAAAACTCTTTGTAAAAAAAGATTACATCTATAGTTCTTTAAGCAACTTCATATGATCATCGTCTTTCCTATGAGACTATGCAGATCgggtacaacaacaaccacataTCGGAAAAGAAGATGGTTACCATTTCCATGCTCCCACTACACCACAAACACCATGGATGCTACAAGAATCAAAACAGGCTTCCACCCAAACACATCACGCTCCAACTTCCAACTCAAAGATCTTGTGGCCAATGGCCAACTAGCCCAAGCACACCAACTGTTCGATCAAATGCCCCATAGAAACACTTACTCATTTTACACTCTGATTTCTGGCTATGTCAACTCAGGCAATCTTGCTCGTGCaagagccttgtttgatgacatGCCTGTTAGAACCGACGTGTCATGGACGATATTAATTGGTGGCTATTCAAAGCACCATCAACCTGTGGGCGCCTTCAAGCTGTATG
This window encodes:
- the LOC111907646 gene encoding ethylene-responsive transcription factor-like protein At4g13040 isoform X2; protein product: MVSIRRQRLIKLYGRNPFLDFLSSYGNGKSPGCWVQNTRSAGMHLSPSVDIDHHDEKNTKFEEPESSIVNGSSSSYKQPVSHPEFKRRKRHRRKHFENQEACVMRGVYYKNMKWQAAIKVEKKQIHLGTVSSQEEAARLYDRAAFMCGREPNFELTVEEKDELSQLSWDDFLAMTRSAINSKKSQRRVSSRMKFENQRHNNSDSEAEAIEGGNGFSGSDDADTSVA
- the LOC111907646 gene encoding ethylene-responsive transcription factor-like protein At4g13040 isoform X1, whose protein sequence is MVSIRRQRLIKLYGRNPFLDFLSSYGNGKSPGCWVQNTRSAGMHLSPSVDIDHHDEQKNTKFEEPESSIVNGSSSSYKQPVSHPEFKRRKRHRRKHFENQEACVMRGVYYKNMKWQAAIKVEKKQIHLGTVSSQEEAARLYDRAAFMCGREPNFELTVEEKDELSQLSWDDFLAMTRSAINSKKSQRRVSSRMKFENQRHNNSDSEAEAIEGGNGFSGSDDADTSVA